A single region of the Nitrospirota bacterium genome encodes:
- a CDS encoding type II toxin-antitoxin system HicA family toxin encodes MCVKDTEFLKILNKYGWTLKKIEGSHHILEKGKELISVPVHKRDFKKGLFHKLLKETGLTLEDMKKPKKREKI; translated from the coding sequence GTGAAAGATACGGAATTTCTAAAAATACTTAATAAATATGGATGGACGTTAAAAAAAATTGAAGGCAGCCATCATATTTTGGAAAAAGGGAAAGAGCTAATTTCCGTGCCAGTTCATAAGAGGGATTTTAAAAAAGGACTTTTCCATAAATTACTCAAAGAGACAGGGTTAACTTTAGAGGATATGAAAAAGCCAAAAAAACGTGAAAAAATTTGA